A region from the Fusarium graminearum PH-1 chromosome 4, whole genome shotgun sequence genome encodes:
- a CDS encoding general stress protein 39, with protein MSQAGKDGTFHPVPEAQAQNLPGTENSMNPTSESTKLEGKNEFHEYRAANKLENAKAFITGGDSGIGRAVAVLFAREGADVTIVYLPEEQEDAEETKKMVEKEGRKCVLFPGNLMDNETCKNAVQKHVDEFGKIDVLVNNAAKQIMCEDFKDIDLENVESTFRSNILQIFAITKYALHHMEKGGSCSIINSTSVVAFRGTAAMVDYASTKGAIVAFTRSLSKQLVKKGIRVNAVAPGPVHTPLQPASRPADQMEGFGKQSQLGRVGQPSEIATSFVFLASKDATLFHGQILHAYPLGD; from the exons TGAGGCTCAAGCCCAGAACCTCCCTGG AACAGAAAATTCCATGAACCCTACCAGCGAATCTACAAAGCTAGAAGGCAAGAATGAATTCCACGAGTACCGCGCCGCCAACAAACTCGAAAACGCCAAAGCTTTCATCACCGGCGGAGA CTCTGGCATCGGCCGCGCAGTCGCTGTTCTTTTCGCTCGCGAAGGCGCAGACGTGACAATCGTTTACCTcccagaagaacaagaagatgcagaagagacaaagaagatggtCGAGAAGGAAGGCCGCAAGTGTGTCTTGTTTCCCGGCAACCTCATGGACAATGAGACCTGCAAGAATGCTGTTCAGAAGCATGTCGATGAGTTTGGAAAGATTGACGTGCTGGTCAACAATGCTGCTAAGCAGATCATGTGTGAGGATTTCAAGGATATCGATTTGGAGAATGTGGAGAGTACATTCCGAAGCAACATTCTTCAGATCTTTGCTATAACTAAATATGCTCTTCATCATATGGAGAAGGGTGGCTC gtgcagcatcatcaactcaacttcaGTCGTTGCATTCCGCGGTACAGCTGCCATGGTCGATTACGCTTCTACAAAGGGTGCCATCGTGGCATTCACGCGATCTCTATCTAAGCAGCTCGTCAAGAAGGGTATCAGGGTCAATGCCGTTGCTCCGGGACCAGTGCATACACCTCTTCAGCCAGCTTCTCGACCGGCGGATCAGATGGAAGGATTCGGAAAGCAGTCTCAGTTGGGCCGTGTTGGACAGCCTAGTGAGATTGCGACGAgttttgtgtttttggcCTCCAAGGATGCTACGTTGTTCCATGGACAGATCCTTCATGCGTACCCTCTTGGAGATTAG